One Marinibacterium anthonyi genomic region harbors:
- the pks2 gene encoding Phthioceranic/hydroxyphthioceranic acid synthase gives MLDSSSVVGSTNTNSKKIAVVGIACRLPGGVTGPDSYWKLLEEKRCGIREVPADRWSVEHFYDSDPNALSRSQTKWAGFLDDVKSFDPGFFGISPREATSMDPQQRNTLMTSYEAIEDSGIPWEEYSKARTGVFVGVQSVDYREVQEKRRSGFDAFGGTALAHCIISNRVSHRLNLNGPSYSVDTACSSSLTALNQAILNLRNDQADYCLVTGVNFMLAPSTFVAFSKAGMLSPTGTLRTFDADANGFVRGEGIGTVVLKPYDRALADGDRIYAVIEESWANQDGFTSTITAPNQASQIKMMQSLMQGAGVGPNEIGYVEAHGTGTPIGDPIEAGAIGRVVGQPKTNGRLLIGSVKPNIGHLESGAGVNGLIKLALAIHKGKIPAQIGFEKPNPRIPMDALNMEIPLEMTDFPEVDGKRRGIVNSFGFGGANASALLGTAETKPVEGVWRKPVELPAEDAPRIFPISARTEAVVKDVAAKLAESLREGKLAGTDIGEVAAALASNRNHHAYRAAIVAKDKDELLKGLDFVAGTDADAEDPGNVYQGQAAAGKKVAFMYAGQGSQWWGMARQLMEDNAAFRDAVVEYDAEFVKSAGWSIMEELLKDEADSNIDDTTVTQPALFAIQHGLVAVWKSWGVEPDMVVGHSIGEACAAYTAGGLSLAGAAKFLSKRGAIRDQLGQKGAMAAVGLDPEDIEPLLPESGKINIAAVNGPGSTTISGDYDTLHAFVAQFEQDHPNTFIRILKVDTAWHSYQLEAGETWFRKEVSDIDWSVPTTPWISTVTGKPETRFDIDYGWKNLRQAVLFKNGVETALRMGANVFLEMGPHTTLSSPAVSTAGDYGAKVDVINSLNRKQSDHLSMAQATARLFCTGVKLDWEAVSGKPSEHVELPGYPWALEKLWMDNNEWRAMMWPESVGPLLGVQIEGAKNQWVGEVSLKSHAWIGDHRLQSECVFPGAGYMDIMFEAGRRMFGEEGCIEIENLTIHEALFIPADTDVRFFTLFVPERNAIQIYTQPRDTSEPWTLRADGQIRQNIVPPKTQFTPIAKDDAGSTLVELTTLYQATSDDSVINYGPAFQTVRDFWVHDLGAGAKVSVDPICEHNFEKFETHPSLLDACLQISDPRMTAASLQMDYDELTGNYESFMPVGALQLRQHRKMPKEFTVYAWQKPRIDALTGCSDFLVVDMDGNVVMEGNGLLNRSLSGTATRDHPEGFAPHYAVEEYADYKVAAPEADAEPGKWLVLAEEGTPGEAVAEALDARGAEVIIMTRDEVESGVEDMREDFADRISELMEDEDTPLTGVIYAWSLAQEPITTDTPAETVAQMVADDTRAIIALGSSFDELRHGDTLPRVVLLTRNGRSAPDGASMKVDGLTQAPLATLLRTVANEVGEIDMTEIDADEAQIEAMDTLIDAILAPSAENEIVLREDGAYVPRLKRVWDNELDPQDLYIAKENLDRNFYVTMKNPGVIDNLELIECGFDELGPDDVRIKVHAVGLNFRDVMAVTGLLPKEAEGEPAWTNLGLEFGGVITEKGDNVTEYDVGDRVMGMGKRCLQRYLKTSKLALARIPEHISFEEASTIPSAFATAHYALNRVGRMQKGEKVFIHVATGGVGTAAVQMAKNVGAEIFATAGNDEKRALLKEWGVPHIMNSRDLTWADEVNRITGGKGVDVLLNSLPGAYIEKGLEAMAPYGRYLEIGKRDVYADSSIGMKVLRKNISVSVLDLAAMGVERPDLLGSMFRELTEAFVRRELEPLPLVSFPVSKVADSIRFMSQAKHVGKVVVTFDEDEFVVKADRTRDVKMEPEGSYLITGGNGGFGLSIAQWMSASGAGKLVLASRSGKVGDEEQSRIEAIKAQGTEVEIISLDITNEDETAAVIARLFADAKPLKGVMHAAAVIKDGFINQLTDEMIDTVIYPKVAGGWALEKAFAKVGKQPEFMISFSSIAATTGSPGQANYVAANGFLDALAAYRKIHKDEGGSINWGAIAATGIVGRNEDLKNYLESMGLMGLEENETPDGIKTILRTSAPNLFYANADWQQMARTNAKMAAIPRLAGMLKKKDEKSSEVRERLLQLNSEERHEELKEFVKGEIGNVLKIEPSTIDPAMAMNELGLDSLSSFELKMRIETALGLTLQAAKFLQAPTILELVDVLDVELDKAKAEMEAALLAGDLEDDGDSSGASFSEDLLLSDRGTALLAEASAPMTTDSAREALEHRIVVDVTPAVDAEALAKAVEAVNGRHTLLRTKYAGGKVSFDGDGIKLAELAKLDPFQVKPVDVSDGVVACLTAAPAGDDATRLMLQLQSGIADRASAYLVMDELLKSLAGVELAAPMAEEDLGAEMHRGIFNPEDGVNANDQSFWSYAVAGKAPAIRFKERARALSIAALGRDHGTAVEWLGDIAGHALSEADFTVALAEALTEATGHKGGVLLTRVTDRPARLADAAVVAPLADDQPFYVPMGIDETIQRGHIDRILAAAENHDSIDLYVLRKELSDQFEGSGAAPFQISYRFDPALSPLEAALVSGPVSMGDITVHAEPNGRTGIASDVEVILRKSDDASLLTMRVDSDVVTANDAQRLMQALAKRLGVTSITSPYENQLEVAE, from the coding sequence ATGCTCGATTCATCAAGTGTTGTGGGTTCAACAAATACGAACTCTAAAAAAATTGCCGTTGTTGGTATTGCCTGTCGTCTGCCCGGTGGTGTCACCGGACCGGATTCCTACTGGAAATTGCTGGAGGAGAAACGCTGTGGTATCCGCGAAGTTCCCGCGGATCGCTGGAGCGTTGAACATTTCTACGACAGCGACCCGAACGCCCTGTCCCGGTCCCAGACCAAGTGGGCGGGTTTTCTGGACGATGTCAAAAGCTTCGACCCCGGCTTCTTCGGCATTTCGCCGCGCGAAGCCACCTCGATGGACCCGCAGCAGCGCAACACGCTGATGACGTCCTACGAGGCGATCGAGGATTCCGGCATTCCGTGGGAAGAATATTCCAAGGCGCGCACCGGCGTTTTTGTCGGTGTGCAGTCGGTGGATTACCGCGAAGTGCAGGAAAAACGCCGCTCGGGCTTTGATGCCTTCGGCGGCACGGCGCTGGCGCATTGCATTATCTCGAACCGCGTCTCGCACCGTCTGAACCTGAACGGCCCATCCTATTCCGTCGATACGGCCTGTTCGTCCTCGCTGACCGCGCTGAACCAGGCGATCCTGAACCTGCGCAACGACCAGGCCGATTACTGCCTTGTCACCGGCGTGAACTTCATGCTGGCGCCGTCGACCTTCGTCGCCTTCTCGAAGGCGGGCATGCTGTCGCCCACGGGCACGCTGCGCACCTTCGACGCCGACGCCAACGGATTTGTCCGTGGCGAAGGCATCGGCACCGTCGTGCTGAAGCCCTATGATCGCGCGCTGGCCGATGGCGATCGGATCTACGCGGTGATCGAGGAAAGCTGGGCCAACCAGGACGGCTTTACCTCGACCATCACGGCGCCGAACCAGGCCAGCCAGATCAAGATGATGCAGTCGCTCATGCAGGGCGCCGGCGTCGGCCCGAACGAGATCGGCTATGTCGAGGCGCACGGCACCGGCACGCCCATCGGCGACCCGATCGAAGCGGGCGCCATCGGCCGCGTGGTCGGCCAGCCCAAGACCAACGGCCGCCTTCTGATCGGCTCGGTCAAGCCCAACATCGGCCACCTGGAATCCGGTGCCGGCGTCAACGGCCTGATCAAGCTGGCGCTGGCCATCCACAAGGGCAAGATCCCGGCGCAGATCGGTTTCGAAAAGCCCAACCCGCGGATCCCGATGGATGCGCTGAACATGGAAATTCCGTTGGAAATGACGGACTTCCCCGAAGTCGACGGCAAGCGCCGCGGCATCGTGAATTCCTTCGGGTTCGGTGGCGCCAATGCCTCGGCCCTGCTGGGCACCGCGGAAACAAAGCCGGTGGAAGGCGTCTGGCGCAAGCCGGTCGAACTGCCGGCCGAAGACGCGCCGCGCATCTTCCCGATCTCGGCCCGGACCGAAGCTGTCGTCAAGGACGTGGCCGCCAAGCTGGCCGAATCCCTGCGCGAGGGCAAACTGGCCGGAACGGACATTGGCGAAGTCGCCGCAGCCCTGGCATCCAACCGCAACCACCACGCCTACCGCGCGGCGATTGTCGCCAAGGACAAGGACGAGCTGCTGAAGGGCCTCGACTTTGTCGCCGGCACCGACGCGGATGCCGAGGATCCGGGCAATGTCTACCAGGGTCAGGCGGCAGCCGGCAAGAAGGTGGCCTTCATGTATGCCGGCCAGGGGTCCCAGTGGTGGGGCATGGCGCGTCAGCTGATGGAAGACAACGCCGCCTTCCGCGACGCGGTCGTGGAATACGACGCCGAATTCGTGAAGTCGGCCGGCTGGTCGATCATGGAAGAGCTGCTGAAGGACGAAGCCGACAGCAACATCGACGACACCACCGTCACCCAGCCCGCGCTGTTCGCGATTCAGCATGGCCTTGTCGCCGTGTGGAAATCCTGGGGCGTGGAACCCGACATGGTCGTCGGCCATTCGATCGGTGAAGCCTGCGCGGCCTATACCGCCGGCGGCCTGTCACTGGCCGGCGCGGCCAAGTTCCTGTCCAAGCGCGGCGCGATCCGCGACCAACTGGGCCAGAAGGGCGCGATGGCGGCCGTGGGCCTGGACCCCGAAGACATCGAACCGCTGCTGCCGGAAAGCGGCAAGATCAACATCGCGGCTGTCAACGGCCCCGGATCGACCACCATTTCGGGCGATTACGACACGCTGCACGCCTTCGTGGCGCAGTTCGAACAGGACCACCCGAACACCTTCATCCGCATCCTCAAGGTCGACACCGCCTGGCATTCCTATCAGCTGGAAGCCGGCGAGACCTGGTTCCGCAAGGAAGTGTCCGACATCGACTGGTCGGTGCCGACCACGCCGTGGATCTCGACCGTGACCGGCAAGCCGGAAACCCGGTTCGACATCGACTATGGCTGGAAGAACCTGCGCCAGGCGGTGCTGTTCAAGAACGGCGTCGAAACCGCGCTGCGCATGGGCGCCAACGTGTTCCTGGAAATGGGTCCGCACACCACCCTGTCGTCGCCCGCGGTGTCCACCGCAGGGGATTACGGCGCCAAGGTCGACGTGATCAATTCGCTGAACCGCAAGCAAAGCGACCATCTGTCGATGGCCCAGGCCACCGCGCGCCTGTTCTGTACCGGTGTGAAGCTTGACTGGGAAGCCGTCAGCGGCAAACCGTCGGAACATGTCGAACTGCCGGGCTATCCCTGGGCGCTGGAAAAGCTCTGGATGGACAACAACGAATGGCGCGCCATGATGTGGCCCGAAAGCGTTGGTCCGCTTCTGGGGGTCCAGATCGAAGGCGCCAAGAACCAGTGGGTCGGCGAGGTCTCTCTCAAGTCGCATGCCTGGATCGGCGATCACCGTCTGCAGTCTGAATGCGTGTTCCCCGGCGCGGGCTACATGGACATCATGTTCGAGGCAGGCCGCCGCATGTTCGGCGAAGAAGGCTGCATCGAGATCGAGAACCTGACGATCCACGAGGCGCTGTTCATCCCTGCCGATACGGACGTGCGGTTCTTTACCCTGTTCGTGCCCGAACGGAACGCGATCCAGATCTATACCCAGCCGCGCGACACGTCCGAACCCTGGACCCTGCGCGCCGATGGCCAGATCCGGCAGAACATCGTGCCGCCGAAGACGCAGTTCACCCCGATCGCCAAGGACGATGCCGGCTCGACCCTGGTCGAACTGACGACGCTGTACCAGGCGACGTCGGACGACAGCGTCATCAACTACGGCCCGGCCTTCCAGACCGTGCGCGATTTCTGGGTCCATGACCTGGGTGCGGGGGCGAAGGTTTCGGTGGATCCGATCTGCGAACACAACTTCGAAAAGTTCGAAACCCACCCGTCGCTTCTGGACGCCTGCCTGCAGATTTCCGACCCGCGGATGACTGCCGCGTCGCTGCAGATGGATTACGACGAACTGACGGGGAACTACGAAAGCTTCATGCCCGTGGGCGCGCTGCAGCTGCGCCAGCACCGCAAGATGCCGAAGGAGTTCACGGTCTACGCCTGGCAGAAACCGCGCATCGACGCGCTGACCGGCTGTTCGGACTTCCTGGTGGTCGACATGGACGGCAACGTGGTGATGGAAGGCAACGGCCTGCTGAACCGCTCGCTGTCGGGGACCGCGACGCGGGATCACCCCGAAGGGTTCGCGCCCCATTACGCGGTCGAGGAATACGCCGACTACAAGGTCGCGGCACCCGAAGCGGATGCCGAGCCCGGCAAGTGGCTGGTGCTGGCCGAGGAAGGCACCCCGGGCGAGGCCGTGGCCGAAGCCCTGGATGCCCGCGGCGCCGAGGTCATCATCATGACCCGGGACGAGGTCGAAAGCGGTGTCGAGGACATGCGCGAAGACTTTGCCGACCGGATCTCGGAGCTGATGGAAGACGAGGATACGCCGCTGACCGGCGTGATCTACGCCTGGAGCCTTGCGCAGGAGCCGATCACCACCGACACGCCGGCGGAAACCGTCGCGCAGATGGTGGCCGACGATACCCGCGCGATCATCGCCCTGGGCTCGTCCTTTGACGAATTGCGCCACGGCGACACCCTGCCGCGCGTCGTGCTGCTGACCCGCAATGGCCGGTCGGCGCCCGATGGCGCCTCGATGAAGGTCGATGGCCTGACGCAGGCGCCGCTGGCAACCCTGCTGCGGACCGTGGCCAACGAGGTCGGCGAGATCGACATGACCGAGATCGACGCCGACGAGGCGCAGATCGAGGCCATGGACACCCTGATCGACGCGATCCTCGCGCCGAGCGCGGAAAACGAGATCGTGCTGCGCGAAGACGGGGCCTATGTGCCGCGCCTCAAGCGGGTCTGGGACAACGAGCTGGATCCGCAGGATCTGTACATCGCGAAGGAAAACCTGGACCGGAACTTCTATGTCACGATGAAGAACCCCGGCGTCATCGACAATCTCGAGCTGATCGAGTGCGGCTTTGACGAGCTTGGTCCCGACGATGTGCGCATCAAGGTTCATGCCGTCGGGCTGAACTTCCGCGATGTCATGGCCGTCACCGGCCTGCTGCCGAAGGAAGCCGAAGGCGAACCGGCCTGGACGAACCTTGGCCTGGAATTCGGGGGCGTGATCACCGAGAAGGGCGACAACGTCACCGAATACGACGTCGGCGACCGGGTTATGGGCATGGGCAAGCGCTGCCTGCAGCGCTACCTCAAGACCTCGAAGCTGGCGCTGGCGCGGATCCCCGAACACATCTCGTTCGAGGAAGCCTCGACCATCCCGTCGGCCTTCGCCACCGCCCATTACGCGCTGAACCGCGTGGGCCGGATGCAGAAGGGTGAAAAGGTCTTTATCCACGTGGCGACCGGCGGTGTCGGCACGGCCGCGGTGCAGATGGCCAAGAACGTCGGCGCGGAAATCTTCGCGACCGCCGGCAACGACGAAAAGCGCGCGCTGCTGAAGGAATGGGGCGTGCCCCATATCATGAACTCGCGCGATCTGACCTGGGCCGACGAAGTGAACCGGATCACGGGTGGCAAGGGCGTCGATGTCCTGCTGAACTCGCTGCCCGGCGCCTATATCGAAAAGGGGCTCGAGGCGATGGCGCCTTATGGCCGCTACCTCGAGATCGGCAAGCGCGACGTCTACGCGGACAGTTCCATCGGCATGAAGGTGCTGCGCAAGAACATCTCGGTCTCGGTTCTTGACCTGGCCGCGATGGGCGTGGAACGTCCCGACCTTCTGGGCAGCATGTTCCGCGAACTGACCGAAGCTTTCGTCCGGCGCGAGCTGGAACCGCTGCCGCTGGTGTCCTTCCCGGTCTCCAAGGTGGCGGATTCGATCCGGTTCATGTCCCAGGCGAAGCACGTCGGCAAGGTCGTCGTCACCTTCGACGAGGACGAATTCGTCGTGAAGGCCGACCGCACCCGCGATGTGAAGATGGAGCCCGAAGGGTCCTATCTGATCACCGGCGGCAACGGCGGGTTCGGCCTGTCGATTGCCCAATGGATGAGCGCCTCGGGCGCCGGCAAACTGGTCCTGGCCTCGCGCTCGGGCAAGGTCGGCGACGAGGAGCAGTCGCGCATCGAGGCGATCAAGGCGCAGGGCACCGAAGTCGAGATCATCTCGCTGGACATCACCAACGAGGATGAGACGGCGGCGGTCATCGCCCGGCTCTTTGCCGATGCGAAACCGCTCAAGGGCGTCATGCACGCGGCGGCGGTGATCAAGGACGGCTTCATCAACCAGCTGACGGACGAGATGATCGATACGGTCATCTATCCGAAGGTTGCCGGTGGCTGGGCTTTGGAAAAGGCGTTTGCCAAGGTCGGCAAGCAGCCCGAATTCATGATCTCCTTCTCGTCGATCGCCGCGACCACCGGTTCGCCGGGTCAGGCGAACTATGTGGCGGCCAACGGCTTCCTTGATGCGCTTGCGGCCTATCGCAAGATCCACAAGGACGAAGGCGGGTCGATCAACTGGGGCGCCATCGCGGCCACCGGTATCGTCGGCCGGAACGAGGATCTGAAGAACTACCTGGAAAGCATGGGTCTGATGGGCCTTGAGGAGAACGAGACGCCGGACGGCATCAAGACGATCCTGCGGACCAGCGCTCCGAACCTGTTCTACGCTAATGCCGACTGGCAGCAGATGGCCCGGACCAACGCCAAGATGGCGGCGATCCCGCGCCTGGCGGGCATGCTGAAGAAGAAGGACGAGAAGTCGTCGGAGGTGCGCGAACGCCTTCTGCAGCTCAATTCGGAAGAGCGTCACGAGGAGCTGAAGGAGTTCGTGAAGGGCGAGATCGGCAACGTGCTGAAGATCGAACCCTCGACGATCGATCCGGCCATGGCGATGAACGAGCTCGGCCTCGACTCGCTGTCGTCCTTCGAACTGAAGATGCGCATCGAAACCGCCCTGGGTCTGACCCTGCAGGCTGCCAAGTTCCTGCAGGCGCCGACGATCCTGGAACTGGTGGACGTGCTGGACGTCGAACTGGACAAGGCCAAGGCCGAAATGGAAGCCGCGCTGCTGGCCGGCGACCTGGAGGACGACGGCGACAGTTCGGGCGCCTCCTTCAGCGAGGACCTGCTGCTGAGCGATCGCGGCACCGCGCTGCTGGCCGAAGCGTCGGCCCCGATGACGACCGACAGCGCCCGCGAGGCGCTGGAGCATCGCATCGTGGTGGACGTCACGCCGGCGGTCGATGCCGAGGCCCTGGCCAAGGCGGTCGAGGCGGTCAACGGACGGCACACGCTGCTGCGCACCAAGTACGCGGGCGGCAAGGTCAGCTTTGACGGCGACGGCATCAAGCTGGCGGAACTGGCCAAGCTGGATCCGTTCCAGGTCAAGCCGGTCGATGTCAGCGACGGCGTGGTGGCCTGCCTTACGGCGGCGCCTGCGGGTGACGACGCGACGCGGCTCATGCTGCAACTTCAAAGCGGCATCGCCGACCGGGCGTCTGCCTACCTGGTGATGGACGAGCTGCTGAAGTCGCTGGCCGGTGTCGAACTGGCCGCGCCGATGGCCGAGGAAGACCTGGGTGCCGAAATGCACCGCGGGATCTTCAACCCGGAAGACGGTGTGAACGCCAACGACCAGTCGTTCTGGAGCTACGCGGTGGCAGGCAAGGCGCCCGCGATCAGGTTCAAGGAACGCGCGCGCGCCCTGTCGATCGCGGCCCTTGGCCGGGATCACGGCACGGCGGTCGAATGGCTGGGCGACATCGCGGGCCATGCGCTGAGCGAGGCGGACTTTACCGTTGCCCTTGCCGAGGCGCTGACCGAGGCGACGGGTCACAAGGGCGGCGTCCTGCTGACCCGCGTGACCGACCGTCCGGCACGTTTGGCCGACGCCGCGGTGGTTGCACCGCTGGCCGATGACCAGCCGTTCTATGTGCCGATGGGTATCGACGAGACCATCCAGCGCGGTCACATCGACCGGATCCTCGCTGCGGCGGAAAACCATGACAGCATCGACCTTTACGTGCTGCGCAAGGAATTGTCGGACCAGTTCGAGGGCAGCGGCGCGGCGCCGTTCCAGATCTCGTACCGGTTCGATCCCGCGCTCAGCCCGCTTGAGGCGGCGTTGGTCAGCGGGCCGGTGAGCATGGGCGATATCACGGTGCACGCCGAACCCAACGGCCGCACCGGCATCGCCAGCGATGTCGAAGTGATCCTGCGCAAGTCCGACGATGCGTCGCTTCTGACGATGCGGGTCGACAGCGACGTGGTGACCGCGAATGACGCCCAGCGTCTGATGCAGGCGCTTGCGAAGCGGCTGGGGGTCACATCGATCACGTCGCCATACGAGAACCAGCTCGAGGTGGCGGAATAA
- a CDS encoding porin family protein, producing MKRVLLGSAAIALSTSTAAMAGDWTGWYAGAQLGYSYGEFDLDSVTTPDSFDTDGVVGGVMAGYMRDYGDWVGGIEVQYDFADLSYSEPTGSGSFDGIARIKARAGRDFGRGLGYISVGVVYTNFDGESGLTDLSFDDPGVSAGVGYDYQVTENWILGGEYQFHQFNDFGANGNDVSFNTLHVRALYRF from the coding sequence ATGAAACGTGTTCTGCTTGGTTCCGCGGCGATCGCCCTGTCCACCTCTACCGCCGCAATGGCGGGTGACTGGACCGGTTGGTACGCGGGTGCGCAGCTGGGGTATTCATATGGCGAGTTCGACCTCGACAGCGTGACGACGCCGGATTCCTTCGACACCGACGGCGTGGTCGGTGGTGTCATGGCCGGCTACATGCGCGACTACGGCGACTGGGTAGGCGGTATCGAAGTCCAGTACGACTTTGCCGACCTGTCCTACAGCGAACCCACCGGTTCGGGGTCATTCGACGGGATCGCCCGGATCAAGGCCCGCGCGGGCCGGGATTTCGGGCGCGGTCTGGGCTATATCTCGGTCGGTGTGGTGTATACCAATTTCGATGGCGAGTCCGGCCTGACGGATCTGTCGTTCGACGATCCGGGCGTTTCGGCCGGCGTCGGCTATGATTACCAGGTGACCGAGAACTGGATCCTGGGCGGTGAATACCAGTTCCACCAGTTCAATGATTTCGGCGCAAACGGAAACGACGTGTCGTTCAACACGCTGCACGTGCGCGCGCTGTACAGGTTCTGA
- the livF_8 gene encoding LIV-I protein F, with the protein MLNVKNLTLHYGQSQILYDVSMEAEAGQITCLMGTNGVGKTSLLKAIAGVHPRSGGSIALDGEVLNVVPSHVLARKGIAYVPQGREIFPLMTVRENLESGFGCLPKDQHVVPDHIYELFPVLKEMQNRRGGDLSGGQQQQLAIGRALIIRPKLLLLDEPTEGIQPNIIQQIGRVIEYLRDQGDMAILLVEQYFDFAYGLADRFYALRRGSVVLSGAKEEVGREAMLEAVSV; encoded by the coding sequence ATGCTGAACGTCAAGAACCTGACCCTGCACTACGGCCAAAGCCAGATCCTGTACGATGTGAGCATGGAGGCGGAAGCCGGCCAGATCACCTGCCTGATGGGGACGAACGGGGTCGGAAAGACATCGCTTCTGAAGGCCATCGCGGGCGTGCATCCGCGATCCGGCGGGTCGATCGCGCTGGATGGAGAGGTGCTGAACGTGGTGCCCAGCCATGTGCTGGCGCGCAAGGGCATCGCCTATGTGCCGCAGGGGCGAGAGATCTTTCCGCTGATGACGGTGCGCGAGAACCTGGAAAGCGGGTTCGGCTGCCTGCCCAAGGATCAACATGTCGTGCCCGACCATATCTATGAGCTGTTCCCGGTGCTGAAGGAAATGCAGAACCGGCGCGGCGGGGACCTGTCGGGCGGGCAGCAGCAGCAACTGGCCATCGGCCGCGCCCTGATCATCCGGCCCAAGCTTCTGTTGCTGGATGAACCCACCGAGGGCATTCAGCCCAACATCATCCAGCAGATCGGGCGGGTCATCGAATACCTGCGCGATCAGGGAGATATGGCAATCCTGCTGGTCGAACAGTATTTCGACTTTGCCTATGGTCTGGCCGACCGGTTCTATGCGCTGCGGCGCGGATCGGTCGTGCTGAGCGGCGCCAAGGAAGAGGTCGGCCGCGAGGCGATGCTGGAAGCGGTGTCCGTCTGA
- the tcyN gene encoding L-cystine import ATP-binding protein TcyN, giving the protein MSENTLLEVSGVSVSFDGFKAINNLSFQIGKAELRAIIGPNGAGKTTFMDIVTGKTRPDEGRVIWGDRYVSLLSMRESDIAQAGVGRKFQRPTVFEDQSVEDNLAMALKNDRKPWSVLFYKRTSDDTDRIRALAQEIGLADQLSRTSGELSHGQKQWLEIGMLLAQDPQLLLVDEPAAGMSPEERDHTTEILKEAARTRAVVVVEHDMDFVRKLNCKVTVLHEGSVLAEGSLDHVTSNQDVIDVYLGR; this is encoded by the coding sequence ATGAGCGAGAACACCCTGCTGGAAGTGTCGGGCGTGTCGGTCAGCTTTGACGGGTTCAAGGCGATCAACAACCTGAGCTTTCAGATCGGCAAGGCCGAGCTGCGGGCGATCATCGGGCCCAATGGTGCGGGCAAGACCACGTTCATGGATATCGTCACCGGCAAGACCCGGCCCGACGAGGGCCGCGTGATCTGGGGCGACCGGTACGTGTCGCTGCTGTCGATGCGGGAAAGCGATATCGCGCAGGCCGGGGTGGGGCGGAAATTCCAGCGGCCCACCGTCTTCGAGGACCAGTCGGTCGAGGACAACCTGGCAATGGCGCTGAAGAACGACCGCAAGCCATGGTCGGTGCTGTTCTACAAGCGCACTTCGGACGATACCGACCGGATCCGTGCGCTGGCACAGGAGATCGGGCTGGCCGATCAGCTGTCGCGCACATCGGGCGAGCTGTCGCACGGGCAGAAGCAATGGCTGGAGATCGGCATGTTGCTAGCCCAGGATCCGCAGCTTTTGCTGGTGGACGAACCTGCCGCCGGCATGTCGCCCGAGGAACGCGACCACACGACCGAGATCCTGAAGGAAGCCGCCAGGACCCGGGCCGTCGTGGTGGTGGAACACGACATGGATTTCGTCCGGAAACTGAATTGCAAGGTGACCGTGCTGCACGAAGGGTCTGTCCTGGCCGAGGGCAGCCTGGATCACGTCACTTCAAACCAGGACGTCATCGACGTCTACCTGGGGCGCTAG
- a CDS encoding leucine/isoleucine/valine transporter permease subunit has protein sequence MKQSLLRQNPSVLVFLVILGLFTLLVTFGSEAAGAGYISTSFVKTLGKTLCLAMAAVAMDIVWGYTGILSLGHFAFFGLGGYMIGMWLMYARTEAIVAGSLAQAALPPTPDELSNAIASQIFGVVGGSEFPPIWHFAGSLPMQLLLVVLVPGLLALVFGWLAFRSRVTGVYLSILTQAMTLALSLYLFQNDSGLRGNNGLSGLQNIPGIEGRGQDVVSLWFFWGSAAALALTYLAGAFVVSGKFGNVIRGIRDDEARVRFLGYSVEGYKLFVFTLTAVICGIAGALYYPQAGIINPAEIAPIASIYLAVWVAIGGRGRLYGAVMGAFVVSLLSSWFTGGAAPNINLGFYTIEWTEWWLVLLGLGFVLVTLWAPKGLGGLIDLITKPKHDDRHGADYGPDKGSKRGVEQ, from the coding sequence ATGAAACAATCGTTGCTGAGGCAGAACCCTTCGGTGCTGGTGTTCCTGGTGATCCTGGGGCTGTTCACCCTGCTGGTGACCTTCGGGTCCGAGGCGGCGGGGGCTGGGTATATCTCGACCTCGTTCGTCAAGACGCTGGGCAAGACGCTGTGCCTGGCGATGGCGGCCGTGGCGATGGATATCGTCTGGGGCTACACCGGGATCCTGTCGCTGGGGCATTTCGCGTTCTTCGGGCTGGGCGGCTACATGATCGGCATGTGGCTGATGTATGCGCGCACCGAGGCGATCGTGGCCGGGTCGCTGGCGCAGGCGGCATTGCCGCCGACGCCGGACGAGCTGTCCAATGCCATCGCGTCGCAGATCTTTGGCGTCGTGGGGGGCAGCGAGTTTCCCCCGATCTGGCATTTCGCAGGTTCGCTGCCGATGCAGCTGCTGCTGGTCGTGCTGGTGCCGGGGCTTCTGGCGCTGGTGTTCGGCTGGCTGGCGTTCCGGTCCCGGGTCACGGGCGTCTACCTGTCGATCCTGACACAGGCGATGACGCTGGCGCTGTCGCTGTACCTGTTCCAGAACGACAGCGGGTTGCGCGGCAACAACGGGCTGTCTGGGCTGCAGAACATTCCCGGGATCGAGGGGCGGGGGCAGGATGTGGTTTCGCTGTGGTTCTTCTGGGGATCGGCGGCGGCGCTGGCGCTGACCTACCTGGCGGGCGCCTTCGTGGTGTCGGGCAAGTTCGGCAACGTGATCCGGGGGATCCGGGATGACGAGGCACGGGTGCGGTTCCTGGGCTATTCGGTCGAGGGCTACAAGCTGTTCGTCTTCACCCTGACGGCCGTGATCTGCGGCATCGCCGGCGCGCTCTATTACCCGCAGGCGGGCATCATCAACCCCGCCGAAATCGCGCCCATCGCGTCGATCTACCTGGCGGTCTGGGTCGCCATCGGCGGGCGCGGGCGGCTGTACGGGGCGGTCATGGGGGCCTTTGTGGTCTCGCTTTTGTCGAGCTGGTTCACCGGGGGGGCCGCGCCCAACATCAACCTCGGGTTTTACACGATCGAATGGACCGAATGGTGGCTGGTGCTGCTGGGGCTGGGGTTCGTGCTGGTCACGCTTTGGGCGCCGAAGGGGCTGGGCGGGCTGATCGACCTGATCACGAAGCCCAAGCATGACGACCGGCACGGGGCCGATTACGGGCCCGACAAGGGATCCAAGCGGGGGGTCGAGCAATGA